A single window of Oceanotoga teriensis DNA harbors:
- the nusA gene encoding transcription termination factor NusA, producing the protein MNINLLEALDTFEKEKGISRDVLIDIILKSIKSAYKKNYGTKNVDVEMDNKFTKLNVYQVWQVVENVENLQEEMSLEEAKRINPKVQIGEEIRKKINLKKDFKRIAAQTAKQVILQNIKELEKKALFDKYVSLRNKITNAEVLKVADGYAEIRIGKLETKLPEKEIIPGEKLLQGDLIKVHVKDIQKTTKGPKILVTRTSPELIIELLTTIVPEIEENIVEIVKIYREPGIRTKIAVKSNDKDVDAVGACIGENSMRINELLNELKVEKVDIIQYSDNPEIFIKNALAPAEVKNISIDEENTQAVVYVPEDQFSLAIGKGGQTARTAAKITGWKIDIHTV; encoded by the coding sequence GTGAATATAAACTTATTAGAAGCGCTTGATACATTTGAAAAAGAAAAAGGAATAAGTAGAGATGTTTTAATAGATATAATATTAAAATCAATTAAAAGCGCATATAAAAAAAATTATGGAACAAAAAATGTTGATGTAGAAATGGATAATAAATTTACGAAATTAAATGTTTATCAAGTTTGGCAAGTTGTTGAAAATGTTGAAAATTTACAGGAAGAAATGTCTTTAGAAGAAGCAAAAAGAATTAATCCAAAAGTTCAAATAGGTGAAGAAATAAGGAAAAAAATTAATTTAAAGAAAGATTTTAAAAGAATAGCTGCTCAAACAGCTAAACAAGTTATTTTACAGAATATAAAAGAACTTGAAAAGAAAGCTCTTTTTGATAAATACGTATCTTTGAGAAACAAGATAACAAACGCAGAAGTATTAAAAGTTGCTGATGGATATGCAGAAATAAGAATAGGAAAATTGGAAACAAAACTTCCAGAAAAAGAAATAATCCCTGGCGAAAAATTACTTCAAGGAGATTTAATAAAAGTTCATGTTAAAGATATTCAAAAAACAACGAAAGGTCCAAAAATACTTGTAACAAGAACTTCTCCTGAATTAATAATAGAATTATTAACAACAATAGTTCCAGAAATAGAAGAAAATATTGTAGAAATAGTAAAAATATATAGAGAGCCTGGTATAAGAACAAAAATAGCTGTAAAGTCTAATGATAAAGATGTAGATGCTGTTGGCGCTTGTATAGGTGAAAACAGTATGAGAATAAATGAATTATTAAATGAATTAAAAGTAGAAAAAGTCGATATAATTCAATATTCTGATAATCCTGAAATATTTATAAAAAATGCTCTTGCACCTGCTGAAGTAAAAAATATAAGTATAGATGAAGAAAATACTCAAGCCGTAGTATATGTACCAGAAGATCAATTCTCTCTTGCTATTGGAAAGGGTGGACAAACAGCAAGAACTGCAGCTAAGATAACAGGTTGGAAAATAGATATTCATACAGTTTAA
- the rimP gene encoding ribosome maturation factor RimP has protein sequence MKDIKNTLSEKAEEIAKEMNLEIFEINIKGSKRRKTIEIIIDDLKDFVSIETCANFSRKIEPWCEEQDFPFGSYDLIISSPGLDRPLRSKEDFIRFKGKLAKIITKNKVENRNSFTGYIKKIENDELIIEEKSSKKSLFKIEMDNISRANLEIDF, from the coding sequence ATGAAAGATATAAAAAATACTTTATCAGAAAAAGCTGAAGAAATAGCCAAAGAAATGAATTTAGAAATATTTGAAATCAATATAAAAGGTTCAAAAAGAAGAAAAACAATTGAAATAATAATAGATGATTTAAAAGATTTTGTATCAATAGAAACATGTGCTAATTTCTCAAGAAAAATAGAACCTTGGTGTGAAGAACAAGATTTTCCTTTTGGAAGCTATGATTTAATAATAAGTTCTCCAGGTCTCGATAGGCCATTAAGATCTAAAGAAGATTTTATAAGATTTAAAGGGAAATTAGCAAAAATAATAACAAAAAACAAGGTTGAAAATAGAAACTCTTTCACTGGATACATAAAAAAAATTGAAAATGATGAATTAATTATAGAAGAAAAATCTTCAAAAAAGAGTTTATTTAAAATAGAAATGGATAACATATCAAGAGCCAACCTTGAAATAGATTTTTAA
- a CDS encoding DEAD/DEAH box helicase: MNFKVIASDYLNNATDEKYNKAKKILKNEGIENYKFYELDEKLYISGYVEGVFSKCILSESFFYDCECEYSKFKIGLCEHITALLLKYINYIESEKNNSNILNYKSDFFYIVDKLVDTYPIENYFDYIMIIRDDKNIYLKFYKNDKNICVDFESDNIILNEFYLNLQNNIYLNKDKYQIKSFKFLQRYSNYFFIDGDYFNLNNIELELSLKKENENRIFVNWNFKDNNEILNSFDYYISNFDYLIEDKENRRFYYLYLNGRTDLKLEELKEEIIEIEDFQKFFNDYIFDLNINTKFEDFDKLILTKNSIPKLYILRIGDKFKFKIKFELYDKELDFKDIKNCYYDEKFLENVLNELNIYKIDLDDNGEKVVDITFFVNFIENDLNKIDKKIKVLYSKNIRISNNPIIKIRTKVFDNEYKIDLNINDEILNLENMKESNYIVLKNGDIIKIPLKIKKIIKKYNENKYFKIGELIDYQDILEGDLKKVFEELKKFKELDNYELNNFKGNLRDYQVYGYNYLKFLNEYNLGGILADDMGLGKTVQVIALLSNVSLDKGALIVCPKTLIQNWKNEINTFSNLAVGEYIDDNDLNNYDILIVNYATLINRENLIKNYFDYIIIDEAQYIKNRWTKTSKVIKSLRAKNKLALTGTPIENNIEDIYSIFEFILPGYFENEDFIKKVYKNKEEKEKFIKKISPFILRRKKEDVLDELPEKFEKEVKLNMEEEQRSLYIKYLNYFRKEIKKDNINIFEALLRLRQIACHPYLVDKTFKESSGKFEFLKEFIEEIMNTNHKVIVFSQFTTMLEIIEKYLKEKDYNYSIITGKSKDRQNIVDEFNNNDNKKILLLSLKAAGIGLNITGADYVIHYDPWWNPSVEKQATDRVYRIGQDKDVFVYKLISIDSIEEKISVLKDKKNKLYEDILGDKEIFSDMKKEYLEILFD, from the coding sequence ATGAATTTTAAAGTTATTGCTTCTGATTATTTAAATAATGCGACTGATGAAAAATATAATAAGGCTAAAAAAATACTAAAAAATGAAGGTATAGAAAATTATAAATTTTATGAATTAGATGAAAAACTTTATATTTCTGGTTATGTTGAAGGAGTATTTAGTAAGTGTATTCTTTCAGAATCTTTTTTTTATGATTGTGAATGTGAATATTCAAAATTCAAAATAGGATTATGTGAACATATAACAGCTTTATTATTAAAATATATAAATTATATAGAAAGTGAAAAAAACAATAGTAATATTTTGAATTATAAAAGTGATTTTTTTTATATTGTAGATAAACTTGTTGATACATATCCAATAGAAAATTATTTTGATTATATTATGATCATAAGAGATGATAAAAATATCTATTTGAAATTTTATAAAAATGATAAAAATATTTGTGTCGATTTTGAATCTGATAACATTATATTGAATGAATTTTATTTAAATTTACAAAATAATATTTATTTGAATAAAGATAAATATCAAATAAAGTCTTTTAAATTTTTACAAAGATATTCTAATTATTTTTTTATCGATGGAGATTATTTTAATTTGAACAATATTGAATTGGAATTATCATTAAAAAAAGAAAATGAAAATAGAATATTTGTAAATTGGAATTTTAAAGATAATAATGAGATCTTAAATTCATTCGATTATTATATTTCGAATTTTGATTATTTGATAGAAGATAAAGAGAATAGAAGATTTTATTATCTTTATTTAAACGGTAGAACTGATTTGAAATTAGAAGAATTAAAAGAAGAAATAATTGAAATTGAAGATTTTCAAAAATTTTTTAATGATTATATATTTGATTTAAATATTAATACTAAATTTGAAGATTTTGATAAACTTATTTTAACTAAGAATTCTATACCAAAGTTGTATATTTTGAGAATAGGAGATAAATTCAAATTTAAAATTAAATTTGAATTATATGATAAAGAATTAGATTTTAAAGATATTAAAAATTGTTATTATGATGAGAAATTTTTAGAAAATGTCTTGAATGAATTAAATATTTATAAAATAGATTTGGATGATAATGGAGAAAAAGTTGTAGATATAACTTTTTTTGTAAATTTTATAGAAAATGATCTGAACAAAATTGATAAAAAAATAAAAGTTTTGTATTCTAAAAATATAAGAATATCAAACAATCCAATTATAAAAATTAGAACTAAAGTTTTTGATAATGAATATAAAATTGATTTAAATATAAATGATGAAATATTGAATCTTGAGAATATGAAAGAAAGTAATTATATTGTTTTAAAAAATGGAGATATAATAAAAATACCTTTAAAAATAAAAAAGATAATAAAAAAATATAATGAAAATAAGTATTTTAAAATAGGTGAATTAATTGATTATCAAGATATTCTTGAAGGGGATTTAAAAAAAGTATTTGAAGAGTTAAAAAAATTTAAAGAACTTGATAATTATGAATTAAATAATTTTAAAGGTAATTTGAGGGATTATCAGGTTTATGGATATAATTATCTTAAATTTTTGAATGAATATAATCTTGGAGGAATTCTTGCAGATGATATGGGTCTTGGAAAAACAGTTCAAGTTATAGCATTACTTTCAAATGTTTCCTTAGATAAAGGAGCATTGATAGTTTGTCCAAAAACACTCATACAAAATTGGAAAAATGAAATAAATACATTTTCTAACTTGGCTGTTGGAGAATACATCGATGATAATGACCTTAATAATTATGATATTTTAATAGTTAATTATGCGACATTGATAAATAGAGAAAATTTAATAAAAAATTATTTTGATTATATAATAATAGATGAAGCACAGTATATAAAGAATAGATGGACTAAAACTTCAAAAGTAATCAAGAGTCTTAGGGCAAAAAACAAACTTGCTCTAACTGGTACACCAATAGAAAACAATATTGAAGATATATATAGTATATTTGAGTTTATACTTCCTGGATACTTTGAAAATGAAGATTTCATAAAAAAAGTTTATAAAAATAAAGAAGAAAAAGAAAAATTCATAAAAAAAATAAGCCCTTTCATACTTCGAAGAAAAAAAGAAGATGTTTTAGATGAATTACCTGAGAAATTTGAAAAAGAAGTAAAATTAAATATGGAAGAAGAACAAAGATCTTTATATATTAAATATTTAAATTATTTTAGAAAAGAGATAAAAAAAGATAATATAAATATTTTTGAAGCCTTGTTGAGATTGAGACAGATTGCATGTCATCCTTATTTAGTTGATAAAACATTTAAAGAAAGTTCAGGAAAGTTTGAATTTTTAAAAGAATTTATTGAAGAAATTATGAATACTAATCATAAAGTCATTGTTTTTTCTCAATTTACTACAATGCTTGAGATTATTGAAAAATATTTAAAGGAAAAAGATTATAATTATTCAATTATAACTGGAAAATCTAAAGATAGACAAAATATTGTTGATGAATTTAATAATAATGATAATAAAAAGATTTTATTGCTGAGTTTAAAAGCTGCTGGAATTGGACTTAATATAACTGGAGCAGATTATGTTATTCATTATGATCCATGGTGGAATCCATCGGTAGAGAAACAGGCTACAGATAGAGTTTATAGAATAGGGCAAGATAAAGATGTCTTTGTTTATAAACTTATAAGTATTGATAGTATAGAAGAAAAAATTTCTGTTTTAAAAGATAAAAAAAATAAATTATATGAAGATATTTTGGGAGATAAAGAAATATTTTCTGATATGAAAAAAGAATATCTTGAAATTTTATTTGATTAA
- a CDS encoding QueT transporter family protein, which yields MKNNTKRIVNSGVVAAVYVVLCILFQPISFGPVQFRIAEAFTVLPFLDAAFIPGLYIGVLLANIIGGLGAWDIWLGSFFTLIAAYLTWKMPNKWLAPLPSVLVNAFGVSAYVSVLYEVPYWISVLWIGIGQAVVTYLIGIPILILFKKHYKPS from the coding sequence ATGAAAAATAACACAAAAAGGATAGTAAATTCAGGTGTTGTAGCGGCAGTTTATGTAGTTTTATGTATTTTATTCCAACCTATAAGCTTTGGGCCAGTACAATTTAGAATAGCTGAAGCATTTACTGTATTGCCATTTTTAGATGCTGCTTTTATTCCAGGTTTGTATATAGGTGTTTTATTGGCAAACATCATAGGAGGCCTTGGTGCTTGGGATATTTGGTTGGGGAGTTTTTTTACTTTAATAGCTGCATACTTAACTTGGAAGATGCCTAATAAATGGCTTGCTCCACTTCCTTCAGTTTTAGTAAATGCATTTGGTGTTTCTGCGTATGTATCGGTTTTGTACGAAGTTCCTTACTGGATTTCTGTTTTATGGATAGGAATAGGACAAGCTGTAGTTACATACTTAATAGGAATTCCTATATTAATATTATTTAAAAAACATTATAAACCATCTTAA
- a CDS encoding pyruvate carboxylase subunit B, with translation MKRPLVVDTTLRDGQQSLIATRMKTEEFESQLSEFDKVGYYAMEVWGGATYDSCIRFLDEDPWERLDIIRKNLKNTKIQMLLRGQNLVGYRHYSDDVVELFVNKMADHGMDIVRVFDALNDIRNLKKSIEIAKKRGMEVQGTMSYTQSPVHNLDFYINFTKELVDNGVDSICIKDMAGLLIPEEAYKIVSELKSKFDVPIELHSHNTTGLAAMSYYAAIKAGVDRLDLALSPFAMGTSQPAVETFNAAFDLGLNQDIIMKLSEHFWNVRKNHEDKDMKMTSINAKILKAQIPGGMLSNLVSQLKQQKAIDRLDEVLEEVPKVRKDLGYPPLVTPTSQIVGVQSTINVLTGERYKMITNEVRNYLKGMYGKSPAPVDEELMKKALKDEKPITYRPADDLKPEVEKSRKESGILVKNDEDLITYILFGETGIKYLKDRYKKEIKVDFDIVDEYSKEETNIYPV, from the coding sequence ATGAAAAGACCACTTGTAGTAGATACGACTTTAAGAGATGGACAACAATCATTAATAGCTACAAGAATGAAAACTGAAGAATTTGAATCACAATTATCAGAATTTGATAAAGTTGGTTATTATGCAATGGAAGTTTGGGGAGGAGCAACATATGATTCATGTATAAGATTTTTAGATGAAGATCCCTGGGAAAGACTTGATATAATAAGAAAAAACTTAAAAAATACAAAAATTCAAATGTTGCTCAGAGGACAAAATCTTGTTGGATATAGACATTATTCAGATGATGTTGTTGAATTATTTGTAAACAAGATGGCTGATCATGGTATGGATATAGTTAGAGTGTTTGATGCCTTAAATGATATAAGAAATTTAAAAAAATCTATAGAAATTGCTAAAAAAAGAGGTATGGAAGTTCAAGGGACTATGTCATATACACAAAGCCCTGTTCATAATTTAGATTTTTATATAAACTTTACAAAAGAATTGGTTGATAATGGTGTAGATTCTATTTGTATTAAAGATATGGCAGGTCTTTTAATTCCAGAAGAAGCATATAAAATAGTCAGTGAATTAAAATCTAAGTTTGATGTACCTATTGAACTACATTCTCATAATACTACTGGATTGGCAGCGATGAGTTATTATGCCGCTATAAAAGCAGGTGTTGATAGATTAGATTTAGCCTTGAGTCCTTTTGCAATGGGAACATCTCAACCAGCAGTTGAAACATTTAATGCTGCTTTTGATCTCGGGTTAAATCAAGATATAATAATGAAATTATCTGAACATTTCTGGAATGTAAGAAAAAATCATGAAGATAAAGATATGAAGATGACATCGATAAATGCCAAAATATTAAAAGCACAAATCCCTGGAGGAATGTTATCTAATTTAGTTTCTCAACTAAAGCAGCAAAAAGCAATAGATAGATTGGATGAAGTTCTCGAAGAAGTACCAAAAGTTAGAAAAGATCTTGGATATCCTCCATTAGTAACTCCTACAAGCCAAATTGTTGGGGTTCAGTCAACTATAAATGTTTTAACGGGCGAAAGGTATAAAATGATTACTAATGAAGTTAGAAACTATTTAAAGGGTATGTATGGAAAATCTCCAGCACCGGTAGATGAAGAACTCATGAAAAAAGCTTTAAAAGATGAAAAACCTATAACTTATAGACCGGCAGATGATTTAAAACCAGAAGTTGAAAAATCAAGAAAAGAATCAGGTATTCTTGTTAAAAATGATGAAGATCTTATAACTTATATACTATTTGGAGAAACTGGAATAAAATATTTAAAAGATAGGTATAAAAAAGAAATAAAAGTAGATTTTGATATAGTTGATGAATATTCAAAAGAAGAAACGAATATTTATCCAGTATAA
- a CDS encoding sugar ABC transporter substrate-binding protein encodes MKKFLMITLIMVFSVLMVFADSILVWSSEKQVDFMKSIGEKFTRDTGISVEVQQVNFGDIKSKFLTAAPAGEGPDIIVGAHDWVGELSENGLIEPFPMSAIELDKFAQSGINAFMVEGKLYGVPYAIEAPAIMYNKDYLEEAPKSIDELMEIAKEFTTDETVGFIYEGHNYYFSHTFVAGKGGYIFKWDAKSGYDVNDIGLNNSGAVAGANIIKELYSGIIPKGASYDTMDSMFKEGLAAMVLNGPWAVKGYVDAGIDVGVLPLTELALGDGQMGKPFVGVQGLMVNSRSNNKAFALEFVINYLATAEGIYDFYLADPRLPSRDDVNEIIAQRGGPIPADIVAQFTKSAAGGEPMPNIPQMAPVWAAMEEALKNIINDNQTTQDALNDAVNKIKSTISK; translated from the coding sequence ATGAAAAAATTTTTAATGATAACCTTAATCATGGTTTTTTCAGTTTTAATGGTATTTGCTGATTCTATATTAGTTTGGTCATCAGAGAAACAGGTTGATTTCATGAAATCGATAGGTGAAAAATTTACAAGAGATACTGGAATTTCGGTAGAAGTTCAACAAGTTAATTTTGGTGATATAAAATCTAAATTTTTAACAGCAGCTCCAGCTGGAGAAGGACCAGATATTATAGTTGGTGCACATGATTGGGTTGGAGAACTTTCTGAAAACGGTTTAATTGAACCATTTCCAATGTCTGCAATCGAATTAGATAAATTTGCTCAATCAGGAATAAACGCATTCATGGTTGAAGGAAAATTATATGGGGTCCCTTATGCAATTGAAGCTCCAGCAATTATGTATAATAAAGACTATTTAGAAGAAGCACCAAAGTCAATAGATGAATTGATGGAAATAGCTAAAGAATTTACAACTGATGAAACTGTAGGATTTATATATGAAGGTCATAATTACTACTTCTCTCATACATTTGTTGCAGGTAAAGGTGGATATATTTTCAAATGGGATGCAAAAAGTGGTTATGATGTAAATGATATAGGTTTAAACAATTCAGGTGCCGTTGCAGGTGCTAATATAATAAAAGAACTCTATAGTGGAATAATACCAAAAGGTGCGAGTTATGATACAATGGATTCTATGTTTAAAGAAGGATTAGCGGCTATGGTATTAAATGGACCATGGGCAGTTAAAGGTTATGTAGATGCCGGTATAGATGTAGGTGTTCTACCTTTAACAGAATTAGCTTTAGGCGATGGTCAAATGGGTAAACCGTTTGTTGGTGTTCAAGGATTAATGGTTAATTCAAGATCTAATAATAAAGCATTTGCTTTAGAATTTGTTATAAATTATCTTGCTACAGCAGAAGGAATATATGATTTCTATCTTGCAGACCCAAGACTACCTTCAAGAGATGATGTTAATGAAATAATTGCTCAAAGAGGTGGACCAATTCCAGCAGATATAGTAGCTCAATTTACAAAGAGTGCTGCAGGAGGAGAACCGATGCCTAATATACCTCAAATGGCTCCAGTATGGGCTGCTATGGAAGAAGCTTTGAAGAATATAATAAATGATAATCAAACAACTCAAGATGCTTTAAATGATGCGGTTAATAAAATAAAATCTACAATTTCAAAATAA
- a CDS encoding ABC transporter permease subunit — MSKLSRILIWLAASVLNGLMVWIIFTLFFIGNSGLAIVLAAFLFVADWAIFSSKGYPYRYTLFALFFLFILTIYPMYYTVKTSFTNYGTGHLFSREKAIDILLTDPSYNYEPKDSEFMDFSIYIKYDEEFKPTEDFLILLNNEKGKYLAEKPKVLEYDSTGSLLYSETSMYEINNDFVNTEENAYKIIRADSEDDSFIPAIEKNNNVRYTYFYSPYDDSVSSNSAYYNSVLRQNYMKALVISLNSKDFMLSNKFIYKKFGEAYKIYETRVKTIIRGDRKEYSTYIYNKLAEREVMEKDGFFLDYNENGQLQRLIGYQQNIGTKNYTKIINDSRISKPFFQIFGWTFTYAALSVILSFIIGLFFAVFLNDSGLKGRLIYRTLLIIPWAIPAFISVLVWKNGFFNQTYGILNRFVLSSFGAESLAWLDNPFWAKVSVIIVNTWLGFPYMMTVTLGSLQSIPSELYEAASIDGASRWKQFKKITLPLLMVSVAPLLVMSFAFNFNNFTNIYLLTNGGPAIPGTSTPAGATDILISFTYKLAFEGSRGQDFGFAAAISVLIFAIIAILSYFNFKFSGSFEEVSR; from the coding sequence ATGAGTAAATTGAGTAGAATCCTCATATGGTTGGCAGCTTCAGTTTTAAATGGATTAATGGTATGGATAATATTTACTCTTTTTTTTATAGGAAATTCAGGTTTAGCAATAGTATTGGCAGCATTTTTGTTTGTTGCAGATTGGGCTATATTTTCCAGTAAGGGATATCCTTATAGATATACTTTATTTGCTTTGTTTTTTCTTTTTATATTAACCATATATCCTATGTATTATACTGTAAAGACATCTTTTACCAATTATGGAACTGGGCATCTTTTTTCAAGAGAAAAAGCTATAGATATATTACTTACAGATCCAAGTTATAATTATGAGCCAAAAGACTCTGAATTTATGGATTTTAGTATATATATAAAATATGATGAAGAGTTTAAACCTACAGAAGATTTTTTGATACTTTTAAATAATGAGAAAGGCAAGTATCTTGCTGAAAAACCAAAAGTATTGGAATATGATTCAACAGGATCATTACTGTATTCAGAAACCTCTATGTATGAAATTAATAATGATTTTGTAAATACTGAGGAAAACGCTTACAAAATTATAAGAGCTGATTCTGAAGATGATTCATTCATTCCTGCAATAGAAAAAAATAATAATGTCAGATATACTTATTTTTATTCACCATATGATGATTCTGTAAGTTCAAATTCTGCATATTATAATTCTGTTCTAAGGCAGAATTATATGAAAGCATTAGTAATTTCATTAAATTCTAAAGATTTTATGTTATCGAATAAATTTATATATAAAAAATTTGGAGAGGCTTATAAAATATATGAAACAAGAGTAAAAACTATAATAAGAGGAGATAGAAAAGAATATAGTACTTATATATATAATAAATTAGCCGAAAGAGAAGTAATGGAGAAAGATGGTTTCTTTCTTGATTATAATGAGAATGGTCAATTACAACGTTTAATAGGATATCAACAAAATATAGGAACAAAGAATTATACAAAAATTATAAATGATAGTAGGATATCTAAACCATTTTTTCAAATATTTGGATGGACTTTCACTTATGCTGCTTTAAGTGTGATATTGAGTTTTATAATAGGATTATTTTTTGCAGTATTTTTGAATGATTCAGGATTAAAGGGAAGATTAATTTATAGAACTCTTTTGATAATTCCATGGGCTATTCCAGCTTTCATATCTGTTTTAGTTTGGAAAAATGGTTTTTTTAATCAAACATATGGAATTTTAAATAGATTTGTTTTAAGTAGTTTTGGAGCAGAAAGTCTTGCATGGTTAGATAATCCATTCTGGGCTAAAGTTTCAGTAATAATAGTAAATACATGGTTAGGATTTCCTTATATGATGACAGTTACTTTGGGGTCTTTACAGAGTATACCATCAGAATTATATGAAGCGGCTTCGATAGATGGGGCATCAAGATGGAAACAGTTTAAAAAAATAACTTTACCATTATTAATGGTATCTGTTGCGCCATTATTGGTAATGTCTTTTGCTTTCAATTTCAATAATTTTACTAATATATATCTTTTAACCAATGGAGGACCTGCAATACCTGGAACATCTACTCCAGCTGGAGCTACTGATATATTGATTTCATTTACTTATAAGTTAGCATTTGAAGGATCAAGAGGACAAGATTTCGGATTTGCAGCTGCGATCTCTGTATTAATATTTGCAATAATTGCTATATTGAGCTATTTTAACTTTAAATTTTCAGGTTCTTTTGAAGAGGTGAGTAGATAA